In the genome of Cetobacterium ceti, one region contains:
- the cas7i gene encoding type I-B CRISPR-associated protein Cas7/Cst2/DevR translates to MKNKSLTLTIVCNMTSNYGEGLGNISTIQKVFREGKIFPIRSRESLKNGIMSQSGMYEDLVVKVDGATQKEVSQEKNASNCRALEGGYMNTSKKLTYVRNSSFYVTDAIGCDPFRVDSRFHNNLYLASAYAKANGLNLQNEAKQSGLMPYNYEYDKSLKIYSFTIDLTMIGKDENFNEECDNKEKALRVNLLLEAIKNLSLVVKGNLDNSEPLFIVGGLSKRMTHQFENTVRVKDGKLHITKDLKERIKDGYACGLLEGDNFDNEMEIISELNPLSIGEFFKNLENSVNEYYGV, encoded by the coding sequence ATGAAAAATAAATCTTTAACTTTAACAATTGTATGTAATATGACTTCAAATTATGGAGAGGGATTAGGGAATATATCAACTATTCAAAAAGTATTTAGAGAGGGAAAAATATTTCCAATTAGAAGTAGAGAAAGTTTAAAAAATGGAATTATGAGTCAAAGCGGAATGTATGAAGACCTTGTGGTAAAAGTTGATGGTGCTACTCAAAAGGAAGTATCTCAGGAGAAAAATGCAAGTAATTGTAGAGCTCTTGAAGGTGGATATATGAATACATCAAAAAAATTAACATATGTAAGAAATAGTTCTTTTTATGTGACTGATGCCATAGGATGCGATCCATTTAGAGTGGACTCAAGATTTCATAATAATTTATATTTAGCTTCAGCTTATGCTAAAGCTAATGGATTAAATTTACAAAATGAAGCAAAACAATCGGGGCTTATGCCATATAACTATGAGTATGATAAATCTTTAAAAATTTATTCTTTTACTATTGATTTAACTATGATTGGAAAAGATGAAAATTTTAATGAGGAATGTGATAATAAGGAAAAAGCTTTAAGAGTTAATTTGCTACTAGAAGCCATTAAAAATTTAAGTTTAGTTGTTAAGGGAAATTTAGATAACTCAGAACCATTATTTATAGTTGGGGGATTATCTAAGAGAATGACTCATCAATTTGAAAATACAGTTAGAGTAAAAGATGGGAAATTACATATAACAAAGGATTTAAAAGAGAGAATAAAAGATGGATATGCTTGTGGTCTTCTAGAAGGGGATAATTTTGATAATGAAATGGAAATTATAAGTGAATTAAATCCTTTATCTATTGGAGAATTTTTTAAGAATTTAGAAAATAGTGTAAATGAATATTATGGAGTATAA
- the cas5 gene encoding CRISPR-associated protein Cas5 has product MKLLRIKLSQTQGHYRKEETVDNKMTYPLPPHSTVIGAIHKACNYKKYHPMDVSIQGKFENMIKKAYTDHLFLNSLMDDRGILVKVPNGDLLSNSFIKIAEALSKTGNSFMKNENIQIYNMELFEEFINLKRNDPKSDKLKNYKSLVTSLKYYEILENIELVIHISSDEETLENIKENIYNLKAIGRGEDFVDIKECIYVETKEIKDEIVSEYSGYIKLENIRTGDVTLRTGELTVGGTLYYLSKDYKIIDEKRVFNRRKVVYGSKYSIDDDSENILYDGEYIVDLV; this is encoded by the coding sequence ATGAAACTTTTAAGAATAAAATTAAGTCAAACTCAGGGGCATTATAGAAAAGAGGAAACAGTGGATAATAAAATGACTTATCCACTTCCTCCACACTCAACTGTAATAGGAGCAATCCATAAAGCCTGTAATTATAAAAAATATCATCCAATGGATGTATCAATTCAAGGAAAGTTTGAAAATATGATAAAAAAAGCTTATACAGATCATCTTTTTTTAAACTCTCTTATGGATGATAGAGGAATATTGGTTAAAGTTCCTAATGGAGATTTATTGTCTAATAGTTTTATAAAAATTGCAGAGGCTTTATCAAAAACTGGAAATAGTTTTATGAAAAATGAAAATATTCAAATTTATAACATGGAGTTATTTGAGGAGTTTATAAACTTAAAAAGGAATGATCCTAAATCTGATAAATTGAAAAACTATAAAAGTTTAGTTACATCTTTAAAATATTATGAAATTTTAGAAAATATAGAGTTAGTTATTCATATTTCTAGTGATGAAGAAACACTTGAAAACATAAAGGAAAATATATATAACTTAAAAGCTATTGGTCGTGGAGAGGATTTTGTAGATATTAAAGAGTGTATCTATGTGGAAACAAAAGAAATTAAAGATGAAATCGTAAGTGAATATTCAGGATATATTAAACTGGAAAATATTAGAACTGGGGATGTTACTTTAAGAACTGGAGAGTTAACAGTGGGAGGAACTCTATACTATTTGAGTAAGGATTATAAAATAATTGATGAAAAAAGAGTTTTTAATAGGAGAAAAGTTGTTTATGGATCAAAATATTCAATAGATGACGATAGTGAAAATATTTTATATGATGGAGAGTATATAGTTGATTTGGTATAA
- a CDS encoding CRISPR-associated helicase/endonuclease Cas3 — MRDIEEDIKILLAKPTETIEEHTKKVMEQCEKLKEYNYISKEIYDNLKLACKYHDYGKVNEEFQKRVTATKKILFNPELEPGHNLISPFFINKDEFEGRDEDYNKVFYAVLNHHSHVNNFQELEERKEFIKSFVSNYKLNKITNKKIFNMKKNINIEYEVLTGLLNKCDYSGSGNYSIEYENDFLIKSLNNLKFQWNELQEFLLNNKNENVMVVANTGMGKTEGGLLWIGDNKGFFILPLKTAINSIYLRVKDNILKENIEKRLGLLHSESFNFLLNNLKEFSYEDIRNYNKEGKALSMPITITTLDQIFNFIFLYPGYEMKLGTLSYSKIVLDEIQAYSPDLLAYIAIGLKKIVKAGGKFAILTATLPPFIRDYLMDELKEIGNIKYEKFIKGDDRHNIRVLDEEISPEIIYDHYMKKGKKTLVICNTVKKSQEMYVALKEMGIESLEIELLHSKFIRKDRMEKEKNILKFGDTTNKGNKIWISTSLVEASLDIDFDYLFTELNDLSGLFQRLGRVNRKGQKKEFLNEVNTYVFTKINKKLFINGNSGFIDEDIFNLSKKAISSAEGILSEEKKYYLIEKNLTSENIKDSNFNRTYREYKKYMESIWIGRFSKVETCKKFRNIISYKVIPLNIYEDNKVKIEEYIEIINDLKFSEEERVKAKDSLDQFTLQVGIYDMPKKSKVIRVNREEINILDGNYSFELGFQRKKQEEEKKQEEAVDNFL, encoded by the coding sequence ATGAGAGATATTGAAGAGGATATTAAAATTTTATTGGCTAAACCCACAGAAACCATTGAGGAACATACAAAAAAAGTTATGGAACAGTGTGAAAAGCTAAAAGAATATAACTATATATCCAAAGAAATATATGACAATTTAAAATTAGCTTGTAAATATCATGACTACGGAAAAGTAAATGAAGAATTCCAAAAGAGGGTAACTGCTACAAAAAAGATTTTATTTAATCCTGAACTAGAGCCAGGGCATAATTTAATATCTCCATTTTTTATAAATAAAGATGAATTTGAAGGAAGAGATGAAGATTATAATAAAGTATTTTATGCAGTTTTAAACCATCACTCCCATGTAAATAATTTTCAAGAATTAGAGGAGAGGAAAGAGTTTATAAAATCTTTTGTAAGTAACTATAAGCTTAATAAAATAACAAATAAAAAGATTTTTAATATGAAAAAAAATATAAATATAGAATATGAAGTATTAACAGGACTTTTAAATAAATGTGATTATAGTGGAAGTGGAAATTATTCCATAGAATATGAAAATGATTTTTTAATAAAAAGTTTAAATAATCTTAAATTTCAATGGAACGAATTACAAGAATTTTTATTGAATAATAAAAATGAAAATGTAATGGTAGTTGCTAATACAGGAATGGGGAAAACAGAGGGTGGTCTTTTATGGATAGGAGATAATAAAGGATTTTTTATTTTACCTCTAAAAACAGCTATAAATTCTATTTATTTAAGAGTAAAGGATAATATTTTAAAGGAGAATATAGAAAAAAGATTAGGATTATTACATTCTGAATCATTTAATTTTCTTTTAAATAATTTAAAAGAATTTTCCTATGAAGATATAAGAAATTATAATAAAGAGGGAAAAGCTCTTTCTATGCCAATTACAATTACAACATTGGATCAGATTTTTAATTTTATATTTTTATATCCTGGATATGAAATGAAACTAGGAACATTGTCCTATTCAAAAATTGTGTTAGATGAAATTCAAGCATATTCTCCAGATTTACTTGCTTATATAGCAATTGGTTTGAAAAAAATAGTAAAAGCTGGTGGAAAATTTGCCATTTTAACAGCAACATTGCCACCTTTTATAAGAGATTATTTAATGGATGAATTAAAGGAAATAGGAAATATAAAATATGAAAAATTTATAAAGGGTGATGATAGACATAATATTAGAGTTTTAGATGAGGAAATAAGTCCTGAAATTATATATGACCATTATATGAAGAAAGGAAAGAAAACATTAGTTATATGTAATACTGTAAAAAAATCTCAGGAAATGTATGTAGCTTTAAAAGAAATGGGAATAGAAAGTTTAGAAATAGAATTACTTCATTCTAAATTTATTAGAAAAGATAGAATGGAAAAGGAAAAAAATATACTAAAATTTGGAGACACAACTAATAAAGGAAATAAAATATGGATTTCAACGTCCTTAGTTGAAGCAAGTTTGGATATAGATTTTGATTATTTGTTCACTGAATTAAATGATTTAAGTGGTCTTTTCCAAAGACTTGGGAGAGTAAATAGAAAAGGGCAGAAAAAGGAGTTTTTAAATGAAGTAAATACTTATGTTTTTACGAAAATAAATAAAAAGTTATTTATAAATGGAAATTCAGGATTTATAGATGAGGATATTTTTAATCTTTCTAAGAAAGCTATTAGTAGTGCTGAAGGAATTCTTTCTGAAGAGAAGAAGTATTATTTAATAGAAAAGAATTTAACTAGTGAAAATATTAAAGATTCTAATTTTAATAGAACTTATAGAGAGTATAAAAAATATATGGAATCTATTTGGATTGGAAGATTTTCGAAAGTGGAAACATGTAAAAAATTTAGGAATATTATTTCTTATAAAGTTATACCTTTAAATATATATGAGGATAACAAAGTAAAAATAGAGGAGTATATTGAAATAATAAATGATTTGAAATTCTCAGAGGAGGAGAGAGTAAAAGCAAAAGATAGTTTAGATCAATTTACTTTACAAGTTGGAATATATGATATGCCAAAAAAATCAAAGGTAATTAGAGTTAATAGAGAAGAGATAAATATTTTAGATGGAAATTATTCCTTTGAGCTTGGATTTCAAAGAAAAAAACAAGAGGAAGAGAAAAAGCAGGAAGAAGCAGTTGATAATTTCTTATAG
- the cas4 gene encoding CRISPR-associated protein Cas4, producing the protein MVFYYYFVCKKKLWLFSQGIALEDENENVQLGKLIDEHTYQDKNKHIMIDNTINIDFVDKWKVIHEVKKDKTMEDASIWQIKYYLYFLKKKGIKVEKGILDYPKLRKLEEIFLEKEDEDFIENSLEEIRGILKKEYPPKQKKLPICKNCAYFEYCFV; encoded by the coding sequence GTGGTATTTTATTATTATTTTGTTTGTAAGAAAAAGTTATGGTTATTTTCTCAAGGAATTGCTTTGGAAGACGAAAATGAAAATGTTCAACTTGGAAAATTAATAGATGAACATACTTATCAAGATAAAAATAAACATATTATGATTGATAATACAATTAATATTGATTTTGTGGATAAATGGAAAGTAATACATGAAGTGAAAAAAGATAAAACAATGGAAGATGCAAGTATTTGGCAGATAAAATATTATCTTTATTTTTTAAAGAAAAAAGGGATCAAAGTAGAAAAAGGAATTTTAGATTATCCAAAGCTTAGAAAATTAGAAGAGATTTTTCTAGAAAAGGAAGATGAAGATTTTATAGAAAATAGTCTTGAAGAAATCAGGGGGATTTTAAAAAAAGAATATCCTCCTAAGCAAAAAAAGTTACCAATTTGTAAAAATTGTGCATATTTTGAATATTGCTTTGTATAA
- the cas1b gene encoding type I-B CRISPR-associated endonuclease Cas1b, whose protein sequence is MGESYYLFSNGTLSRKDNLLRLKTEGGTFKDLKIEVTRDVYIFGEMNVNTKCLNYMGQLKIPMHIFNYYGFYTGSFYPKEINVSGKLLVKQVEAYLNESKKMIIAKEFIQGASHNILRNLKYYKNRGRDLEKEILEIEYLKNKIKETKDTKELMGIEGNIRKIYYDSWNKIFNKDVEFEKRVKRPPDNMVNTLISFINTLVYTAVLSEIYKTQLNPTISFLHSPGERRFSLCLDIAEIFKPLIADRMIFSLINKGIVSEKDFDNESNFCYLKENTRKIILKEFDERLKETIKHRTLNKYVSYRYLMRLEAYKIIKFLAEKEEYNSFKIWW, encoded by the coding sequence ATGGGAGAGAGTTATTATCTTTTTTCTAATGGAACTTTAAGTAGAAAGGATAATCTGTTGAGATTAAAAACAGAGGGGGGAACCTTCAAGGATTTAAAGATTGAGGTAACAAGGGATGTTTATATATTTGGAGAAATGAATGTAAATACTAAATGTTTAAATTATATGGGACAGTTGAAAATACCAATGCATATATTTAATTATTATGGATTTTATACAGGAAGCTTTTATCCTAAGGAAATAAATGTTTCAGGAAAACTTTTAGTAAAACAGGTGGAAGCATATTTAAATGAAAGTAAAAAAATGATTATTGCAAAAGAATTTATTCAGGGAGCAAGTCATAATATACTTAGAAATTTAAAATATTATAAAAATAGAGGCAGAGATCTTGAAAAAGAAATTCTAGAAATTGAATATTTAAAAAATAAGATAAAAGAAACAAAAGATACTAAGGAGTTAATGGGAATAGAAGGAAATATTAGAAAAATATATTATGATTCTTGGAATAAAATATTTAATAAAGATGTTGAATTTGAAAAAAGAGTAAAAAGACCTCCAGATAATATGGTGAATACTTTAATTTCTTTTATTAATACATTGGTATATACAGCTGTTTTAAGTGAAATTTATAAAACGCAGCTTAATCCTACAATTAGTTTTTTACATTCTCCAGGAGAAAGAAGATTTTCTCTTTGTTTAGATATTGCAGAAATATTTAAACCTTTAATTGCTGATAGAATGATATTTTCTTTGATTAATAAAGGTATTGTATCAGAAAAAGATTTTGATAATGAATCAAACTTTTGCTATTTAAAAGAAAATACAAGAAAAATTATTTTAAAAGAATTTGATGAAAGGTTAAAAGAAACTATAAAACATAGAACACTTAATAAATATGTAAGCTATAGGTATCTTATGAGATTAGAAGCTTACAAAATTATCAAATTTTTAGCTGAAAAAGAAGAATACAATTCTTTTAAAATTTGGTGGTGA
- the cas2 gene encoding CRISPR-associated endonuclease Cas2, whose product MYIILVYDISLENEQGARVLNRIFKICKRYLTHIQNSVFEGELTPVLMEKLKIELKEFIRKNIDSVIIFEIPQNKKLKKHFWGKIDEKTSNFF is encoded by the coding sequence ATGTATATAATTTTAGTTTATGATATTTCTTTAGAAAATGAACAGGGAGCAAGAGTATTAAATAGAATATTTAAAATTTGTAAAAGGTATTTAACCCACATTCAAAATTCTGTATTTGAAGGAGAACTTACTCCTGTTTTAATGGAAAAATTAAAAATAGAATTAAAAGAGTTTATTCGAAAAAATATTGATTCGGTTATTATATTTGAAATTCCTCAAAATAAAAAATTAAAAAAACATTTTTGGGGAAAAATTGATGAAAAAACCTCTAATTTTTTTTAG
- a CDS encoding cold-shock protein — protein MKGTVKWFNEEKGFGFITGEDGKDVFAHFSQIKKDGFKTLRENEEVEFDVVKGDRGLQAENIVTR, from the coding sequence ATGAAAGGTACTGTAAAATGGTTTAACGAAGAAAAAGGATTTGGATTTATCACTGGTGAGGACGGGAAAGATGTATTCGCACACTTCTCTCAAATTAAAAAAGATGGATTTAAAACTTTAAGAGAAAACGAAGAGGTTGAATTCGACGTTGTTAAAGGTGACAGAGGATTACAAGCTGAAAATATCGTAACTAGATAG
- a CDS encoding L-fuculose-phosphate aldolase, translating to MLLEKERLKVIEYSQKMITDGLTKGTGGNISILNVEKNLMAVTPSGIDYFKLTPEDIVIIDVESGKVIDGEKVPSSESDMHRIFYKYRKDIKAIVHTHSKYATALSCLRKPLPSAHYLLAVAGVEVPCAEYATYGTVKLAKNAFKAMEGTKAVLLSNHGMLAGGDSIEEAYNITENVEFCCELYSISKTMGEPVVLPREEMEMMIKRFKNYGKRIEEHEEI from the coding sequence ATGTTGTTGGAAAAGGAAAGACTTAAAGTTATAGAGTATAGTCAAAAAATGATTACTGATGGATTAACTAAGGGAACAGGGGGGAATATTAGTATATTAAATGTTGAAAAAAATTTAATGGCAGTAACTCCTAGTGGAATAGATTATTTTAAATTAACCCCAGAAGATATTGTAATTATAGATGTTGAAAGTGGAAAAGTTATAGATGGAGAGAAAGTTCCATCTAGTGAATCAGATATGCATAGGATTTTTTATAAATATAGGAAAGATATAAAGGCTATTGTTCATACTCATTCAAAGTATGCTACAGCTCTTTCATGTTTGAGAAAACCTTTACCTTCTGCTCATTATCTTTTAGCTGTGGCTGGAGTTGAGGTTCCTTGTGCAGAGTATGCTACTTATGGAACTGTAAAACTCGCAAAAAATGCCTTTAAAGCTATGGAAGGAACAAAGGCTGTACTTTTAAGTAATCACGGAATGTTAGCAGGGGGAGATTCTATAGAAGAAGCTTATAATATAACTGAAAACGTAGAATTTTGTTGTGAATTATATTCTATTTCTAAAACTATGGGGGAACCAGTTGTTTTACCTAGGGAAGAGATGGAAATGATGATAAAAAGATTTAAAAATTATGGAAAACGTATTGAAGAACATGAGGAGATTTAG
- a CDS encoding S-methyl-5-thioribose-1-phosphate isomerase, translating into MKRMDEGLAFMLQYENVAWYDNGKVRILDRRVYPREIKFVECTTYKEVQEAITNMVTQSAGPYTAAGMGMALAAYECRDKSPVEQLEFLKNASHIISHARPTTVNRMKMITEGCYEAGEKALEKGESPIEAIFKRTFDSLERRYRRMSKVAKNLVDLFPENGKVMTQCFGETIVGCMGREIRNQNKTIEFYCPETRPYLQGARLTASVLKDQGFKVTVITDNMPAWTIREKKIDVFTSAADTICMDGHIVNKVGTMQIAIAAKYFGIPYFVTGIPDEDKLLNNIVIEERDPKDVLESNGIKNTLEGVGGYYPSFDITPPELVSGVVTDNGVFTPYNLSTYFERETEQYY; encoded by the coding sequence ATGAAAAGAATGGATGAAGGTTTAGCATTTATGCTTCAGTATGAAAATGTAGCATGGTATGATAATGGAAAAGTAAGAATTTTAGATAGAAGAGTTTATCCAAGAGAAATAAAATTTGTAGAATGTACAACATATAAAGAAGTTCAAGAGGCTATAACTAACATGGTAACTCAAAGTGCAGGTCCATATACAGCAGCAGGAATGGGAATGGCACTAGCTGCATATGAATGTAGAGATAAATCTCCTGTGGAACAATTGGAATTTTTAAAAAATGCTTCCCATATAATTTCCCATGCAAGACCTACCACTGTAAATAGAATGAAAATGATAACAGAGGGGTGTTATGAAGCTGGAGAAAAAGCATTAGAAAAAGGTGAGTCACCAATTGAAGCTATTTTTAAAAGAACATTTGATTCCTTAGAAAGAAGATATAGAAGAATGTCTAAGGTAGCAAAAAATTTAGTTGATCTTTTTCCTGAAAATGGAAAGGTTATGACTCAATGTTTTGGAGAAACAATTGTTGGATGTATGGGAAGAGAAATTAGAAATCAAAATAAAACTATAGAGTTTTATTGTCCAGAAACAAGACCATATTTACAAGGGGCACGATTAACTGCTAGTGTATTAAAGGACCAAGGTTTTAAAGTAACTGTAATCACAGATAATATGCCAGCTTGGACAATTAGAGAAAAGAAAATAGATGTGTTTACTTCAGCAGCAGATACAATTTGTATGGATGGACATATTGTAAATAAAGTTGGAACTATGCAAATTGCAATAGCTGCAAAATATTTCGGGATTCCATATTTTGTAACAGGAATTCCAGATGAAGATAAGCTTTTAAATAATATAGTAATTGAAGAAAGAGATCCAAAAGATGTATTAGAAAGTAATGGAATTAAAAATACTCTAGAAGGTGTAGGTGGATATTACCCATCCTTTGATATAACTCCTCCTGAACTTGTAAGTGGAGTTGTTACTGATAATGGAGTATTTACCCCATATAATTTATCCACATATTTTGAAAGAGAAACTGAACAATACTATTAA
- the mtnK gene encoding S-methyl-5-thioribose kinase: MTKYQEHFPMTVEDAVNYTKDFNIFPRESNLKGEEIGDGNINYIFRVRNLDSGASVVLKQADKFLRSSGRPLDLGRSKIEAEILKIEESLAPAFVPKIYRYDEIMCVIVMEDISQYKNLRRELLQGKIFKNFPDEISSFLVDTLLPTTDLVLDRGTKKDRVKEFINKELCDISECLVFTEPYVNDKNRNIIIPENLDFVKKYLYEDMDLRGEVAELKNNFMNNAQALIHGDLHSGSIFINENGMKVIDPEFSFYGPMGYDIGNVIGNLFFSLINRKYLMEPGEKKEKFISWLESAIEDIFNMFISKFNKKYDEIVKDPMYTNEKFKKWYLDRILSDSVGSAGLEIIRRVVGDSKVMEITTIDDIEKRVQVERELIKIGIRFIKNRNLIKKGMDL, from the coding sequence ATGACAAAATACCAAGAACATTTTCCTATGACAGTTGAAGATGCAGTTAATTATACAAAGGATTTCAATATATTTCCTAGAGAAAGTAATTTAAAGGGAGAAGAAATAGGTGATGGAAATATAAACTATATTTTCAGAGTTAGAAATTTAGATAGTGGAGCTTCAGTGGTTTTAAAACAAGCGGATAAATTTCTTCGTTCTTCAGGAAGACCTCTTGATTTAGGAAGAAGTAAAATAGAAGCTGAAATTTTAAAAATAGAGGAAAGTTTAGCTCCTGCCTTTGTTCCTAAAATTTATAGATATGATGAAATTATGTGTGTTATTGTAATGGAAGATATTTCCCAATATAAAAATCTTAGAAGAGAACTTCTTCAAGGAAAAATATTTAAAAATTTTCCAGATGAAATCAGTTCTTTTTTAGTAGATACTTTACTTCCAACTACAGATTTAGTTTTAGATAGAGGGACTAAGAAGGATAGAGTTAAGGAATTTATTAATAAGGAACTTTGCGATATATCTGAGTGCTTGGTATTTACAGAACCCTATGTAAATGATAAAAATAGAAATATTATAATTCCTGAAAATTTAGATTTTGTTAAAAAATATTTGTATGAGGATATGGATTTAAGAGGAGAGGTTGCAGAATTAAAAAATAATTTTATGAATAATGCTCAAGCTCTTATTCATGGGGATTTACATTCGGGTTCAATTTTTATAAATGAAAATGGAATGAAAGTAATAGATCCAGAATTTTCTTTTTATGGTCCTATGGGATATGATATAGGAAATGTAATTGGAAATCTTTTCTTTAGTCTTATTAATAGAAAATATTTAATGGAACCAGGAGAGAAAAAAGAAAAATTTATATCTTGGTTAGAAAGTGCTATTGAAGATATTTTTAATATGTTTATAAGTAAATTTAATAAAAAATATGATGAAATTGTGAAAGATCCAATGTACACAAATGAAAAATTTAAAAAATGGTATTTAGATAGAATTTTATCAGATTCAGTTGGAAGTGCTGGACTTGAAATAATAAGAAGAGTTGTGGGAGATTCAAAGGTGATGGAAATCACAACTATTGATGATATTGAAAAAAGAGTTCAAGTGGAAAGAGAATTGATAAAAATAGGAATTAGATTTATTAAAAATAGAAATTTAATTAAAAAAGGAATGGATTTATAA
- a CDS encoding DUF819 family protein has product MITNVYSYFSLLILFITGILYCQKTLKLSIFKFIPGLTFIYFGGMIGASLHIWKLNSEISSFIGSLKYYLLPMMLFLLLLKNDIRDVFKLGPKLIGTFFAVTASILIGFIIVYVFFKHKLDPEAWQTFVVFLEDGSQALTYAFLMDNICASFWLVLLITFAPMREKFNKFSGANSKEIDKIISRMHFNAAKNEDKRDYEFMDFMLTLGLGLGIAGIVLVIGKQLINPGNLVDGSFLKPLRTFFSGSGWVVIVATVFGLLGSMTPLKKIKGTDHVGNVLLYIVVGLIATATDFSTISFEDAAIYIIGGFLILLFHLIVLLILAKIFKLDLYICGIASQANIGGTVSAPILAGTYDDALIPAGLMMGILGTAIGTIIGLLLAKILILL; this is encoded by the coding sequence ATGATTACAAACGTTTATAGTTATTTTTCACTATTAATACTATTCATTACAGGAATTTTATATTGTCAAAAAACATTGAAACTTTCTATTTTTAAATTCATACCAGGTTTAACCTTTATATATTTTGGTGGAATGATTGGGGCTTCTTTACATATTTGGAAACTTAATTCTGAAATTTCATCTTTTATAGGGTCTTTAAAATATTATTTACTTCCAATGATGCTTTTTTTACTGCTTCTAAAAAATGATATTAGAGATGTATTTAAATTAGGTCCTAAATTAATTGGTACTTTCTTTGCTGTAACTGCAAGCATCCTTATAGGTTTTATAATTGTCTATGTATTTTTCAAACATAAATTAGACCCTGAAGCTTGGCAAACTTTTGTTGTGTTTTTAGAAGATGGATCCCAAGCTTTAACTTATGCCTTTTTAATGGACAATATATGTGCTTCTTTTTGGTTAGTTCTTCTAATTACTTTTGCACCTATGAGAGAAAAATTTAATAAATTTTCTGGAGCTAATAGTAAAGAAATAGATAAAATAATTTCCCGTATGCATTTTAATGCGGCCAAAAATGAAGATAAAAGAGATTATGAATTTATGGATTTTATGTTAACTTTAGGATTAGGTTTAGGGATTGCTGGAATAGTTCTTGTTATTGGAAAACAACTGATTAATCCTGGTAATTTAGTTGATGGAAGTTTTTTAAAACCTTTAAGAACATTTTTTAGCGGTTCTGGTTGGGTAGTGATTGTAGCTACTGTTTTTGGGCTATTGGGAAGTATGACTCCTCTAAAGAAAATTAAAGGAACTGATCATGTGGGAAATGTCTTATTATATATAGTTGTTGGATTAATTGCTACTGCTACTGATTTTTCTACAATTAGTTTTGAAGATGCTGCAATTTATATTATAGGAGGATTTTTAATCTTACTCTTTCACTTAATAGTTTTATTAATTTTGGCAAAAATATTTAAATTAGATTTATATATTTGTGGAATAGCATCCCAAGCAAATATTGGTGGAACTGTTTCAGCTCCTATACTAGCAGGTACTTATGATGATGCTTTGATTCCTGCTGGTTTAATGATGGGAATTTTAGGAACAGCTATAGGAACCATAATAGGATTACTATTAGCAAAAATTTTAATTTTATTATAA